From a region of the Pseudochaenichthys georgianus unplaced genomic scaffold, fPseGeo1.2 scaffold_1358_arrow_ctg1, whole genome shotgun sequence genome:
- the LOC117440976 gene encoding uncharacterized protein, with protein MEQETISLLAEQQKRNNRQSIKEKMAKAFGYRRQEIVHQRPSIEGLLERWPALFHMEEVNAEFMRITTFPLETKFSAQLDKHSTKLPQVIRSRGGVVKQKTTGILQVLDETVDIAIRRACILKSLMVYLGEPVDHLIKEFQDAEAGNNGNLCHWERGSVSSTQRRQGSHRRIRGPQRLALGCDSFCHALRAHIRTEMPAS; from the exons ATGGAGCAAGAGACAATTTCCCTTTTGGCAGAACAACAGAAAAGAAACAACCGGCAATCAATAAAAGAAAAGATGGCGAAGGCGTTTGGATACCGAAGACAAGAAATAGTGCATCAGAGGCCAAGCATTGAAGGCCTCTTGGAGCGGTGGCCTGCACTTTTTCACATGGAAGAG GTAAATGCTGAGTTCATGCGCATAACAACATTTCCATTGGAGACAAAGTTCTCGGCGCAGTTGGACAAACACTCCACCAAACTGCCGCAGGTCATCAGGAGCAGGGGAGGAGTTGTGAAACAGAAGACCACCGGGATCTTGCAGGTTTTGGATGAG ACTGTGGACATCGCCATCAGAAGAGCATGCATCCTCAAATCTCTAATGGTCTACCTGGGTGAACCTGTTGACCATCTCATCAAAGAATTCCAG GACGCTGAGGCAGGCAACAATGGAAACCTTTGTCACTGGGAAAGAGGATCAGTTTCATCGACCCAAAGACGTCAAGGTTCTCATCGAAGAATCAGAGGTCCTCAGCGCCTTGCCCTGGGTTGCGACAGCTTTTGCCATGCTCTTCGGGCTCATATACGCACTGAAATGCCTGCGAGCTAg